A window of the Lolium perenne isolate Kyuss_39 chromosome 7, Kyuss_2.0, whole genome shotgun sequence genome harbors these coding sequences:
- the LOC127314448 gene encoding zinc finger CCCH domain-containing protein 55 isoform X2 has protein sequence MSGVARKGRSKWDTKEVSRDVVEISEDDSPPKNTDDRRKDGGLHPSGESSNLKPDAFMQQGSSAHEKERTDGFNKDIKERQSKVSSERWEPPRVADEEHNNNDRGKVALEKATGNQGISKYADDRRRGDAWGTAVGRGYSSRLSSGPDAWRQRTRSPSPRGTEVAPEAGAESEVEAEAEVEVLILTVDLIVGLREAEYLEGLLCSAEILQLVDAEEACNAGFLMKMAGAGSSMSIILQTQGKGMVIRTRISWIHENQMTFHGAGNPEVIMRMVLGKDLNPEEITGPLSNAMSLSKEGAAEVQVADMFMMIPLLMLDGEMRLGKLLMVEHRRENRRPCKFFAEGRCRRGEICPYLHEEAPQSQMGPSASDEPPKYGDGHTTEGNYSNWGEQSNAAHVGSHILPRDDRENLGSQGTTVRSDTGYVYKNRQLEDAGRSQYQISPQEDFGPQGQNKPEIAALKRPQFSGSMQASADTLNNEKLSAMDGQSASANTGNLSVQTGIHAANLLGGQNLSQIAQNQDAVPQIAGAPTHPVNSQQDAASILPFNNQLHESNFSLHPNRQDQFVASQATANNSGPGMHNQPVPPYMGQNLHGYSQTSQALPDLSMFNGHNFSASGQVSQNSLMPLHAGQSQANIDMSKPSQDSGTQSLQSTHNFRPGAPNMQIQNQTLQGLSGVPSHDNGTQSMQNTHNFQPVAPYMQSQSHTLQGLSVLPSSSSADMPGAPLPRNAATSEEDLRRAVITSLAQSLIMQPGTNGLQLPQPNLNPNLMIGSSGAAVDAQPNPWPWAQQQAGMVQLTHSIPSEQQVPQTLQAPMAAGISNGNPVLLPQTVVPTGHAATTVANETAVPSENKKGEPKDTDGEAPEDGDSKKNKESKALKMFKLALADFVKEALKPTWKEGNLTREVHKTIVKKVVDKVTSTVENTPQSKEKIDVYMSYSKEKLSKLVQAYVGKYVKTS, from the exons ATGAGTGGTGTTGCTAGGAAAGGGAGGTCCAAGTGGGACACGAAAGAAGTTTCTCGTGATGTTGTTGAGATCAGTGAAGATGATTCTCCTCCTAAGAATACAGATGACCGTCGTAAGGATGGAGGTTTGCACCCTAGTGGTGAATCTTCGAACCTAAAACCTGATGCCTTCATGCAACAAGGCAGTTCAGCACACGAGAAGGAACGCACTGATGGGTTTAATAAAGATATCAAGGAAAGGCAATCTAAAGTGTCATCTGAAAGATGGGAGCCTCCTCGAGTGGCTGACGAGGAGCATAATAATAATGACCGGGGTAAGGTAGCTTTGGAAAAGGCAACTGGTAACCAAGGTATTAGCAAATATGCAGATGACAGAAGACGTGGTGATGCATGGGGCACAGCTGTTGGCCGTGGTTATTCTTCTAGGTTGTCGTCTGGTCCAGATGCCTGGAGGCAGCGCACTCGCAGTCCATCTCCAAGAG GAACAGAAGTGGCTCCAGAAGCAGGAGCAGAGAGCGAGGTAGAGGCAGAAGCAGAAGTCGAAGTCCTTATTTTGACCGTGGACCTGATTGTAGGGTTGAGAGAGGCAGAATACCTGGAGGGCCTCCTTTGCTCTGCAGAGATTTTACAGCTGGTAGATGCAGAAGAGGCTTGCAATGCAGGTTTCCTCATGAAGATGGCGGGCGCAGGCAGTTCGATGAGCATTATCCTGCAGACTCAAGGGAAAGGTATGGTAATCAGAACAAGGATTTCATGGATCCACGAGAACCAAATGACTTTCCACGGAGCAGGCAACCCCGAGGTCATTATGAGGATGGTACTTGGGAAAGATCTGAACCCCGAAGAGATTACAGGTCCGCTGAGCAATGCCATGAGTTTGTCAAAGGAAGGTGCAGCAGAGGTGCAAGTTGCCGATATGTTCATGATGATTCCACTTCTCATGTTGGATGGAGAGATGAGGCTAGGGAAATTGCTCATGGTAGAG CACCGTAGAGAAAATAGAAGGCCCTGTAAATTTTTTGCTGAAGGCCGCTGCCGTCGTGGTGAAATTTGTCCATATctccatgaggaagctccccagagTCAAATGGGACCGAGCGCATCTGATGAGCCTCCAAAGTATGGTGATGGGCATACAACAGAAGGGAATTATTCGAATTGGGGTGAACAGAGTAATGCTGCACATGTAGGCTCTCATATTTTACCCAGAGATGACAGGGAAAACCTTGGTTCTCAGGGTACTACTGTCAGAAGTGATACTGGATATGTGTACAAAAACCGGCAATTGGAAGATGCTGGAAGGAGTCAGTACCAGATTAGTCCTCAGGAGGATTTTGGCCCTCAAGGGCAAAACAAACCTGAAATAGCAGCTTTAAAACGGCCACAGTTTTCAGGTTCTATGCAAGCAAGCGCAGATACCCTGAACAATGAGAAGTTATCTGCCATGGATGGTCAGAGTGCATCTGCCAACACTGGCAATTTGAGTGTGCAAACTGGGATTCATGCTGCTAATCTTTTAGGTGGGCAAAACTTGAGCCAAATAGCACAGAACCAAGATGCAGTTCCTCAAATTGCTGGGGCACCAACTCATCCAGTCAACAGCCAGCAGGATGCTGCATCCATATTGCCTTTTAATAACCAACTTCATGAAAGCAACTTTTCGTTACATCCAAACAGGCAAGATCAGTTTGTAGCTTCTCAGGCAACTGCTAATAACTCAGGTCCTGGCATGCATAATCAGCCAGTACCTCCTTATATGGGACAGAACCTACACGGCTACTCTCAAACTTCACAGGCATTGCCAGATCTCTCTATGTTTAATGGACATAATTTCAGTGCCTCTGGTCAAGTTTCACAAAATAGTCTAATGCCTTTGCATGCTGGGCAGAGCCAAGCAAACATTGACATGTCCAAGCCTAGCCAAGACAGTGGTACTCAAAGTCTGCAAAGCACACATAATTTTCGTCCTGGTGCTCCAAATATGCAGATTCAGAATCAAACCTTGCAGGGGTTATCTGGAGTGCCTAGTCATGATAATGGTACTCAAAGCATGCAGAACACACATAATTTCCAGCCTGTTGCTCCCTATATGCAAAGTCAGAGTCACACCTTGCAAGGGTTATCAGTATTGCCAAGCTCCAGCTCAGCTGATATGCCTGGAGCTCCCCTTCCTCGTAATGCGGCAACAAGTGAGGAAGACTTACGTCGTGCAGTAATAACATCTTTGGCACAATCCCTCATAATGCAGCCTGGTACCAATGGACTACAACTACCCCAGCCTAATCTGAATCCGAACTTGATGATTGGTTCGTCTGGTGCAGCCGTGGATGCTCAACCCAATCCGTGGCCTTGGGCGCAGCAACAGGCAGGAATGGTCCAGCTCACACACTCTATTCCATCTGAACAGCAAGTTCCCCAGACACTTCAGGCACCAATGGCAGCTGGTATTAGCAATGGCAATCCAGTGCTCTTACCCCAAACGGTTGTACCGACTGGTCATGCTGCTACGACAGTAGCTAATGAAACCGCCGTGCCTTCAGAAAATAAGAAAGGAGAGCCCAAAGATACTGATGGTGAGGCTCCTGAAGACGGTGACAGTAAGAAGAACAAGGAGTCCAAGGCACTGAAGATGTTTAAACTTGCACTTGCAGACTTTGTCAAGGAAGCACTTAAACCTACATGGAAAGAGGGCAATTTAACCAGAGAGGTTCACAAAACTATTGTGAAAAAGGTTGTGGACAAAGTTACAAGCACGGTTGAAAACACCCCTCAAAGTAAAGAGAAGATTGACGTCTACATGTCCTACTCGAAAGAAAAATTAAGCAAACTTGTACAG GCATATGTTGGCAAGTATGTCAAGACGTCATAA
- the LOC127314448 gene encoding zinc finger CCCH domain-containing protein 55 isoform X1 — MSGVARKGRSKWDTKEVSRDVVEISEDDSPPKNTDDRRKDGGLHPSGESSNLKPDAFMQQGSSAHEKERTDGFNKDIKERQSKVSSERWEPPRVADEEHNNNDRGKVALEKATGNQGISKYADDRRRGDAWGTAVGRGYSSRLSSGPDAWRQRTRSPSPRGGWNRSRRNRSGSRSRSRERGRGRSRSRSPYFDRGPDCRVERGRIPGGPPLLCRDFTAGRCRRGLQCRFPHEDGGRRQFDEHYPADSRERYGNQNKDFMDPREPNDFPRSRQPRGHYEDGTWERSEPRRDYRSAEQCHEFVKGRCSRGASCRYVHDDSTSHVGWRDEAREIAHGRGGPDSSYGSRTEHRRENRRPCKFFAEGRCRRGEICPYLHEEAPQSQMGPSASDEPPKYGDGHTTEGNYSNWGEQSNAAHVGSHILPRDDRENLGSQGTTVRSDTGYVYKNRQLEDAGRSQYQISPQEDFGPQGQNKPEIAALKRPQFSGSMQASADTLNNEKLSAMDGQSASANTGNLSVQTGIHAANLLGGQNLSQIAQNQDAVPQIAGAPTHPVNSQQDAASILPFNNQLHESNFSLHPNRQDQFVASQATANNSGPGMHNQPVPPYMGQNLHGYSQTSQALPDLSMFNGHNFSASGQVSQNSLMPLHAGQSQANIDMSKPSQDSGTQSLQSTHNFRPGAPNMQIQNQTLQGLSGVPSHDNGTQSMQNTHNFQPVAPYMQSQSHTLQGLSVLPSSSSADMPGAPLPRNAATSEEDLRRAVITSLAQSLIMQPGTNGLQLPQPNLNPNLMIGSSGAAVDAQPNPWPWAQQQAGMVQLTHSIPSEQQVPQTLQAPMAAGISNGNPVLLPQTVVPTGHAATTVANETAVPSENKKGEPKDTDGEAPEDGDSKKNKESKALKMFKLALADFVKEALKPTWKEGNLTREVHKTIVKKVVDKVTSTVENTPQSKEKIDVYMSYSKEKLSKLVQAYVGKYVKTS; from the exons ATGAGTGGTGTTGCTAGGAAAGGGAGGTCCAAGTGGGACACGAAAGAAGTTTCTCGTGATGTTGTTGAGATCAGTGAAGATGATTCTCCTCCTAAGAATACAGATGACCGTCGTAAGGATGGAGGTTTGCACCCTAGTGGTGAATCTTCGAACCTAAAACCTGATGCCTTCATGCAACAAGGCAGTTCAGCACACGAGAAGGAACGCACTGATGGGTTTAATAAAGATATCAAGGAAAGGCAATCTAAAGTGTCATCTGAAAGATGGGAGCCTCCTCGAGTGGCTGACGAGGAGCATAATAATAATGACCGGGGTAAGGTAGCTTTGGAAAAGGCAACTGGTAACCAAGGTATTAGCAAATATGCAGATGACAGAAGACGTGGTGATGCATGGGGCACAGCTGTTGGCCGTGGTTATTCTTCTAGGTTGTCGTCTGGTCCAGATGCCTGGAGGCAGCGCACTCGCAGTCCATCTCCAAGAGGTGGTTGGAACAGGTCGCGCAG GAACAGAAGTGGCTCCAGAAGCAGGAGCAGAGAGCGAGGTAGAGGCAGAAGCAGAAGTCGAAGTCCTTATTTTGACCGTGGACCTGATTGTAGGGTTGAGAGAGGCAGAATACCTGGAGGGCCTCCTTTGCTCTGCAGAGATTTTACAGCTGGTAGATGCAGAAGAGGCTTGCAATGCAGGTTTCCTCATGAAGATGGCGGGCGCAGGCAGTTCGATGAGCATTATCCTGCAGACTCAAGGGAAAGGTATGGTAATCAGAACAAGGATTTCATGGATCCACGAGAACCAAATGACTTTCCACGGAGCAGGCAACCCCGAGGTCATTATGAGGATGGTACTTGGGAAAGATCTGAACCCCGAAGAGATTACAGGTCCGCTGAGCAATGCCATGAGTTTGTCAAAGGAAGGTGCAGCAGAGGTGCAAGTTGCCGATATGTTCATGATGATTCCACTTCTCATGTTGGATGGAGAGATGAGGCTAGGGAAATTGCTCATGGTAGAGGTGGTCCTGATTCATCCTATGGGAGTAGGACTGAGCACCGTAGAGAAAATAGAAGGCCCTGTAAATTTTTTGCTGAAGGCCGCTGCCGTCGTGGTGAAATTTGTCCATATctccatgaggaagctccccagagTCAAATGGGACCGAGCGCATCTGATGAGCCTCCAAAGTATGGTGATGGGCATACAACAGAAGGGAATTATTCGAATTGGGGTGAACAGAGTAATGCTGCACATGTAGGCTCTCATATTTTACCCAGAGATGACAGGGAAAACCTTGGTTCTCAGGGTACTACTGTCAGAAGTGATACTGGATATGTGTACAAAAACCGGCAATTGGAAGATGCTGGAAGGAGTCAGTACCAGATTAGTCCTCAGGAGGATTTTGGCCCTCAAGGGCAAAACAAACCTGAAATAGCAGCTTTAAAACGGCCACAGTTTTCAGGTTCTATGCAAGCAAGCGCAGATACCCTGAACAATGAGAAGTTATCTGCCATGGATGGTCAGAGTGCATCTGCCAACACTGGCAATTTGAGTGTGCAAACTGGGATTCATGCTGCTAATCTTTTAGGTGGGCAAAACTTGAGCCAAATAGCACAGAACCAAGATGCAGTTCCTCAAATTGCTGGGGCACCAACTCATCCAGTCAACAGCCAGCAGGATGCTGCATCCATATTGCCTTTTAATAACCAACTTCATGAAAGCAACTTTTCGTTACATCCAAACAGGCAAGATCAGTTTGTAGCTTCTCAGGCAACTGCTAATAACTCAGGTCCTGGCATGCATAATCAGCCAGTACCTCCTTATATGGGACAGAACCTACACGGCTACTCTCAAACTTCACAGGCATTGCCAGATCTCTCTATGTTTAATGGACATAATTTCAGTGCCTCTGGTCAAGTTTCACAAAATAGTCTAATGCCTTTGCATGCTGGGCAGAGCCAAGCAAACATTGACATGTCCAAGCCTAGCCAAGACAGTGGTACTCAAAGTCTGCAAAGCACACATAATTTTCGTCCTGGTGCTCCAAATATGCAGATTCAGAATCAAACCTTGCAGGGGTTATCTGGAGTGCCTAGTCATGATAATGGTACTCAAAGCATGCAGAACACACATAATTTCCAGCCTGTTGCTCCCTATATGCAAAGTCAGAGTCACACCTTGCAAGGGTTATCAGTATTGCCAAGCTCCAGCTCAGCTGATATGCCTGGAGCTCCCCTTCCTCGTAATGCGGCAACAAGTGAGGAAGACTTACGTCGTGCAGTAATAACATCTTTGGCACAATCCCTCATAATGCAGCCTGGTACCAATGGACTACAACTACCCCAGCCTAATCTGAATCCGAACTTGATGATTGGTTCGTCTGGTGCAGCCGTGGATGCTCAACCCAATCCGTGGCCTTGGGCGCAGCAACAGGCAGGAATGGTCCAGCTCACACACTCTATTCCATCTGAACAGCAAGTTCCCCAGACACTTCAGGCACCAATGGCAGCTGGTATTAGCAATGGCAATCCAGTGCTCTTACCCCAAACGGTTGTACCGACTGGTCATGCTGCTACGACAGTAGCTAATGAAACCGCCGTGCCTTCAGAAAATAAGAAAGGAGAGCCCAAAGATACTGATGGTGAGGCTCCTGAAGACGGTGACAGTAAGAAGAACAAGGAGTCCAAGGCACTGAAGATGTTTAAACTTGCACTTGCAGACTTTGTCAAGGAAGCACTTAAACCTACATGGAAAGAGGGCAATTTAACCAGAGAGGTTCACAAAACTATTGTGAAAAAGGTTGTGGACAAAGTTACAAGCACGGTTGAAAACACCCCTCAAAGTAAAGAGAAGATTGACGTCTACATGTCCTACTCGAAAGAAAAATTAAGCAAACTTGTACAG GCATATGTTGGCAAGTATGTCAAGACGTCATAA